A DNA window from Comamonas sp. 26 contains the following coding sequences:
- the gcvP gene encoding aminomethyl-transferring glycine dehydrogenase, whose protein sequence is MLMSPPAPVASLESLENSREFLPRHIGPDTDEQQKMLDVIGKPTLNALIRDVVPASIARPKPMDLPPPVTEAAALAELKAIASKNQVLKSFIGQGYYGTHTPGVILRNILENPAWYTAYTPYQAEISQGRMEALVNFQTMVTDLTGMPIANASMLDEATAAAEAMTLAKRSVKSKSNRIVLAGDVHPQTIEVIQTRAQPIGIEVLVANSQQEWEAALAGDLFAAVIQYPASSGWIVDWKADVDAIHAKQAAAIVATDLLALTLLTPPGEWGADIVVGNSQRFGMPMGAGGPHAAFMACRDEYKRSLPGRLVGVSVDVHGKPAYRLALQTREQHIRREKATSNICTAQVLPAVIASMYAVYHGPQGLKRIAQRVARFTAILSRGLAQLGFSAHHHDTAFDTLSLHTEGATDSIASRAVSNGVNLRKAFNDYLCISLDETTTRADVELIWSIFAKDDQALPTIEAMDEGAPSLIPEALQRSSAFLTHPVFNTHHSETAMLRYIRSLSDKDLALDRSMIPLGSCTMKLNATSEMIPITWPEFANIHPFAPASQLQGYAELDELLRGWLCQATGYAGISLQPNAGSQGEYAGLLAIKAFHESRGDAHRNICLIPSSAHGTNPASAQMVGLQVVVTKCDDNGNVDMDDLKVHCEKYSSKLACIMITYPSTHGVFETQVKELCQLVHSHGGRVYVDGANMNALVGLAAPGEFGGDVSHLNLHKTFCIPHGGGGPGVGPVCVVEDLVPFLPGHATGGDTREVGAVSAAPLGNAAVLPISWMYIRMMGEPSLKLATETAILNANYISARLQDHFPTLYAGEHGHVAHECILDLRHFKESCGVMAEDVAKRLIDYGFHAPTLSFPVPNTLMVEPTESENLYELDRFIDAMIAIRAEIAEIEAGKLPQDDNPLKNAPHTAETLLSSEWNHSYSRETAAYPMPALRRAKYWSPVGRVDNVYGDRNLFCSCVPMDAYDD, encoded by the coding sequence ATGCTGATGTCGCCCCCCGCTCCCGTTGCTTCGCTGGAGTCTCTGGAAAACTCCCGCGAGTTCCTCCCCCGCCATATCGGCCCTGATACCGACGAGCAGCAAAAAATGCTGGACGTCATCGGCAAGCCCACGCTGAATGCGCTGATTCGTGACGTGGTGCCCGCATCCATCGCCCGCCCCAAGCCCATGGACTTGCCCCCGCCTGTGACTGAAGCGGCAGCGCTGGCTGAACTCAAAGCCATTGCCAGCAAGAATCAGGTGCTGAAAAGCTTTATCGGTCAGGGCTACTACGGCACACACACGCCGGGCGTCATTCTGCGCAATATTCTGGAAAATCCCGCTTGGTACACAGCCTACACGCCGTATCAGGCAGAAATCTCGCAAGGCCGCATGGAGGCACTGGTCAACTTTCAGACCATGGTGACTGACCTGACCGGTATGCCGATTGCCAATGCATCCATGCTGGACGAAGCCACGGCCGCTGCCGAGGCAATGACACTGGCCAAGCGCTCGGTCAAATCCAAAAGCAACCGCATCGTGCTGGCTGGTGATGTTCACCCCCAGACCATTGAAGTCATCCAGACCCGTGCCCAGCCCATTGGCATTGAGGTGCTGGTCGCCAACAGCCAACAGGAATGGGAAGCCGCACTGGCGGGCGATCTGTTTGCCGCCGTCATCCAGTATCCGGCCTCCAGCGGCTGGATTGTGGACTGGAAGGCCGATGTGGACGCCATCCACGCCAAGCAAGCCGCCGCCATTGTGGCCACCGATTTGCTGGCCCTGACCCTGCTGACACCGCCCGGCGAATGGGGGGCCGACATTGTGGTGGGCAACAGCCAGCGCTTTGGCATGCCCATGGGCGCCGGTGGCCCGCACGCCGCCTTCATGGCTTGCCGTGACGAGTACAAACGCTCTCTGCCCGGCCGCCTGGTCGGCGTCAGCGTCGATGTGCATGGCAAGCCCGCCTACCGTCTGGCCCTGCAAACACGCGAGCAGCATATTCGCCGCGAAAAGGCTACGTCCAATATCTGTACGGCGCAGGTGCTGCCCGCAGTCATCGCCAGCATGTACGCCGTCTATCACGGCCCGCAAGGCCTCAAGCGCATTGCCCAGCGCGTGGCACGCTTTACCGCCATTCTGAGCCGTGGTCTGGCACAACTGGGATTCAGCGCCCATCACCATGACACGGCCTTCGATACGTTAAGCCTGCACACCGAGGGCGCTACGGATTCCATAGCTTCTCGCGCTGTATCCAATGGCGTAAACCTGCGAAAAGCCTTTAATGACTATCTGTGCATCAGCCTGGACGAAACCACGACCCGCGCCGATGTTGAGCTGATCTGGAGCATCTTCGCCAAAGACGACCAGGCCCTGCCCACGATTGAAGCCATGGATGAAGGTGCGCCCTCGCTCATTCCCGAGGCTCTGCAGCGCAGCAGCGCCTTCCTGACCCACCCGGTCTTCAACACCCACCATTCCGAAACCGCCATGCTGCGCTACATCCGCAGCCTCTCGGACAAGGACTTGGCACTGGACCGCAGCATGATCCCGCTGGGCAGCTGCACCATGAAGCTCAACGCCACCAGCGAGATGATCCCCATCACCTGGCCAGAGTTCGCCAACATCCACCCGTTCGCCCCCGCCAGCCAGTTGCAAGGCTATGCGGAACTGGACGAGTTGCTGCGCGGCTGGCTGTGCCAGGCTACGGGCTACGCCGGCATCAGCCTGCAGCCCAATGCAGGCTCGCAAGGTGAATACGCCGGTCTGCTGGCCATCAAGGCCTTCCATGAATCCAGGGGTGACGCGCACCGCAATATCTGCCTGATTCCCAGCAGCGCCCACGGCACCAACCCGGCATCTGCGCAAATGGTGGGCCTGCAGGTCGTGGTTACCAAGTGCGACGACAACGGCAATGTGGACATGGATGACCTGAAGGTGCATTGCGAAAAGTACAGCTCAAAATTAGCCTGCATCATGATCACCTACCCCAGCACGCATGGCGTGTTTGAGACGCAGGTCAAAGAGCTGTGCCAGCTGGTACACAGCCATGGCGGCCGTGTGTATGTAGATGGTGCCAACATGAACGCACTGGTCGGCCTTGCCGCACCCGGCGAGTTTGGCGGCGATGTAAGTCACCTGAACCTGCACAAAACCTTCTGCATTCCCCACGGCGGTGGCGGCCCCGGCGTGGGCCCCGTCTGCGTGGTCGAAGATCTGGTGCCCTTTCTGCCTGGCCATGCCACGGGCGGAGATACTCGCGAAGTAGGAGCCGTCAGCGCAGCGCCCTTGGGCAATGCAGCCGTTTTACCCATTAGCTGGATGTACATCCGCATGATGGGCGAGCCAAGTTTGAAGCTGGCGACCGAAACCGCCATCCTCAACGCCAACTACATCAGCGCCAGGCTTCAAGATCACTTCCCCACTCTGTACGCGGGCGAACACGGTCATGTGGCGCACGAATGCATCCTGGACCTGCGCCACTTCAAGGAAAGCTGCGGCGTGATGGCCGAAGACGTGGCCAAGCGCCTGATTGACTACGGCTTTCACGCGCCAACGCTGTCCTTTCCCGTGCCCAACACGCTGATGGTGGAGCCGACGGAGAGCGAGAACCTGTACGAGCTGGACCGCTTTATCGACGCCATGATCGCCATCCGCGCCGAGATTGCCGAGATCGAAGCGGGCAAGCTGCCACAGGATGACAACCCACTCAAAAACGCACCGCACACGGCCGAGACGCTGCTGAGCAGCGAGTGGAACCACAGCTACAGCCGCGAGACTGCCGCCTACCCCATGCCCGCCCTGCGCCGCGCCAAGTACTGGAGCCCCGTGGGCCGGGTGGACAACGTCTATGGCGACCGCAACCTGTTCTGCAGCTGCGTGCCCATGGACGCTTACGACGACTGA
- the gcvT gene encoding glycine cleavage system aminomethyltransferase GcvT: MTVADISSDLRTTPLFALHQRLGARMVPFAGYSMPVQYPQGLMAEHLHTRKAAGLFDVSHMGQLLLRGPDAAAALESLMPVDIIGLGLHKQRYGLLLNEQGGILDDLMFVNRGNDLFLIVNGACKAADIAHIQKHIGQRCKVLPLPDRGLLALQGPQAVTALARLIPGVSDLVFMTGNHFDWQGHALYITRSGYTGEDGFEISVPSDAAEALAETLLAQPEVAPIGLGARNSLRLEAGLCLYGNDIDTTTTPVEGALNWAIQKVRRTGGEREGGFPGAAIVLAQLQNPQQLTRKRVGLVALERIPVREPAVLENMDGQHIGHITSGLLSPTLNQPVALAYVQPDYAAVDTEIFAMVRGKPVRMKVAATPFVPTHYYRG, encoded by the coding sequence GTGACTGTTGCCGATATTTCTTCCGACCTGCGCACCACGCCGCTGTTTGCCCTGCACCAGAGACTAGGCGCCCGCATGGTGCCGTTTGCCGGTTACTCCATGCCCGTTCAGTACCCTCAGGGACTGATGGCCGAGCATCTCCACACCCGCAAAGCCGCAGGCCTGTTCGATGTTTCGCACATGGGTCAGTTGCTGCTGCGCGGCCCTGACGCAGCGGCTGCGCTTGAATCGCTGATGCCCGTTGACATCATAGGTCTTGGTCTGCACAAGCAACGCTACGGCCTGCTGCTCAACGAGCAAGGCGGCATTCTGGACGACCTGATGTTCGTCAACCGGGGCAACGACCTGTTCCTCATCGTCAACGGTGCCTGCAAGGCGGCCGATATTGCGCATATCCAAAAACACATAGGCCAGCGCTGCAAAGTCCTGCCCCTGCCCGACCGCGGCCTGCTGGCGCTGCAAGGCCCACAAGCCGTAACTGCGCTGGCCCGGCTGATCCCCGGCGTGAGCGATCTGGTCTTCATGACTGGCAATCACTTTGACTGGCAAGGCCACGCGCTCTACATCACGCGCAGCGGCTATACGGGCGAGGACGGTTTTGAAATTTCCGTGCCCAGCGACGCTGCCGAGGCTCTGGCCGAGACATTGCTGGCCCAGCCCGAAGTCGCACCCATTGGTCTGGGCGCGCGCAACTCTTTGCGTCTAGAAGCGGGTCTGTGCCTGTACGGCAACGATATCGACACCACCACAACCCCGGTGGAAGGCGCGCTGAACTGGGCTATCCAGAAGGTACGCCGCACCGGCGGTGAACGCGAAGGCGGCTTTCCCGGCGCGGCCATTGTGCTTGCGCAGCTGCAAAATCCGCAGCAGCTCACGCGCAAGCGTGTGGGGCTTGTGGCCCTTGAGCGCATTCCCGTGCGCGAGCCTGCGGTGCTGGAGAACATGGACGGCCAGCATATCGGCCACATCACCAGCGGCCTGCTCAGCCCCACGCTGAACCAGCCTGTGGCGCTGGCCTATGTGCAGCCCGACTATGCGGCAGTGGATACCGAGATTTTCGCCATGGTGCGCGGCAAGCCCGTGCGCATGAAGGTAGCTGCCACGCCGTTTGTGCCCACCCATTACTACCGCGGCTAA
- the gcvH gene encoding glycine cleavage system protein GcvH — MSIKYSKEHEWINVADTNAAIVGITVHAQDALGDVVFVDLPAVGSTFKAGDVAGVVESVKAAADVYMPVTGEIIEVNEALRDDPALANSDPLSTGWFFKVKMSDVSELEGLMEETAYNDFAKDN; from the coding sequence ATGAGCATCAAGTATTCCAAAGAACACGAATGGATCAACGTCGCTGACACCAATGCCGCCATCGTCGGCATCACCGTCCACGCGCAAGACGCGCTGGGCGATGTGGTGTTTGTGGACCTGCCCGCAGTCGGCTCCACCTTCAAGGCTGGCGATGTCGCTGGCGTGGTTGAGTCCGTCAAGGCCGCCGCTGATGTCTACATGCCCGTGACCGGCGAAATCATCGAAGTCAACGAAGCCCTGCGCGACGACCCCGCACTGGCCAACAGCGACCCGCTGAGCACCGGCTGGTTCTTCAAGGTCAAGATGAGCGATGTGAGCGAGCTCGAAGGTCTGATGGAAGAAACCGCTTACAACGACTTCGCCAAGGACAATTAA
- a CDS encoding ATP-binding protein — MSSSERPLPPPPPAIDDGLPLHALLSPGGAPLGLSAETLPLVPEDEDPLQALVAELRNYQHELELQNEVLNYSQAVAESASERFETLFASIPLPLLVLDEFDMVVQANAMAHRAFQPTEKDRLLVNFKPFVHESDTQRVAMAFEQAKATGRAEVHEVLFQINEQYELCGDLHISAVAVHQQNGPATWQYLCAVVNQGPLLAERKTLQERNQQLHTSERRLESVINSSLDAIICIDQRQRITVFNPTAAALFLCSPQDALGSPLDRFLPDATQALAFASLTTQAVLGEMTGMTVSGREIPVEVSVSFEHHSSGDTTTIFARDLTSRKRADAQRNALETQLRESHKMQAVGTMAGGIAHDFNNIVGAILGNVELAKADSTGNPAAMESLREIEKAGRRARDLVRQILTFSRNDKPERRPVQVQEVMSDTARLLRVTLPPFIGLQLLEPDNLPPLMADPTQVEQALFNLCNNAMQAIGNQRGIIQMQAMRIAPDSYQCERLGLPVAEYLAFIVQDSGPGMDAVTQRRIFEPFFTTKPVGQGTGLGLSVVHGVMRTHGGAVDVHSELGQGSCFTLYFPLSDKHDANFDFAEPIAAKPVALPAEPPEPSGSRHVMYVDDDQALVFLFQRLLRRRGYQVSGFTDPHEAMEALQGAPSRYDLIVTDYNMPGFSGVDLLKQALQINPQLPIALASGYVTAEIEQAAIAAGAKALIHKPNDVQDFCTTVHELLNP, encoded by the coding sequence ATGAGCTCTTCTGAACGCCCCCTCCCGCCTCCGCCCCCCGCCATTGATGATGGTCTGCCGCTGCATGCCCTGCTGTCGCCGGGGGGCGCGCCCCTGGGCTTGAGCGCAGAGACCCTTCCACTGGTGCCCGAGGATGAAGATCCGCTGCAGGCGCTGGTGGCCGAGCTGCGCAACTATCAGCATGAACTCGAGTTGCAAAACGAGGTGCTCAACTACAGCCAGGCTGTGGCAGAAAGCGCCTCAGAGCGCTTCGAGACCCTGTTTGCCAGCATTCCGCTGCCCCTGCTGGTGCTCGATGAGTTTGACATGGTGGTACAGGCCAATGCCATGGCGCACCGCGCCTTTCAACCCACCGAGAAAGACCGGCTGCTGGTCAACTTCAAACCCTTTGTGCACGAGAGTGATACCCAGCGCGTGGCCATGGCGTTTGAGCAAGCCAAGGCCACGGGCCGCGCTGAAGTGCATGAGGTGCTGTTTCAGATCAACGAGCAGTACGAGCTGTGTGGTGACCTGCATATTTCCGCCGTGGCCGTGCACCAGCAAAACGGACCCGCCACCTGGCAGTATCTGTGCGCCGTGGTCAACCAGGGCCCGCTGCTCGCCGAGCGCAAGACGCTGCAAGAGCGCAACCAACAGTTGCACACCAGCGAGCGGCGGCTGGAGTCCGTCATCAACTCCTCGCTGGATGCCATCATCTGCATCGATCAGCGCCAGCGCATCACCGTCTTTAACCCCACGGCAGCCGCGCTATTTTTATGCTCACCACAAGATGCGCTGGGCAGCCCGCTGGACCGCTTTCTGCCAGACGCCACCCAAGCGCTGGCATTTGCCTCTCTAACCACGCAGGCCGTGCTGGGCGAAATGACGGGCATGACCGTCAGCGGACGCGAGATTCCGGTCGAGGTCAGTGTCTCCTTTGAGCACCACAGCAGCGGCGACACCACCACGATTTTTGCCCGCGACCTGACCAGCCGCAAGCGCGCTGATGCCCAGCGCAACGCGCTGGAAACGCAGCTGCGCGAGTCCCACAAAATGCAGGCGGTGGGCACCATGGCTGGCGGCATTGCCCACGACTTCAACAACATCGTGGGTGCCATTCTGGGCAATGTGGAACTGGCCAAGGCCGACAGCACGGGCAACCCCGCCGCCATGGAAAGCCTGCGCGAGATTGAAAAAGCTGGTCGCCGCGCCCGCGATCTGGTGCGCCAGATTTTGACCTTCAGCCGCAATGACAAGCCCGAGCGCCGCCCCGTGCAGGTGCAGGAAGTCATGTCTGACACGGCCCGCCTGCTGCGCGTGACCTTGCCGCCCTTCATCGGACTGCAGCTGCTTGAACCCGACAATCTGCCACCTTTGATGGCCGACCCCACGCAGGTAGAGCAAGCCCTGTTCAACCTCTGCAACAACGCCATGCAGGCCATTGGCAACCAGCGCGGCATCATCCAGATGCAGGCCATGCGCATTGCGCCAGACAGTTATCAATGCGAGCGTCTGGGACTGCCCGTGGCCGAATATCTGGCCTTCATCGTGCAAGATTCCGGCCCCGGCATGGATGCGGTCACCCAGCGGCGCATCTTCGAGCCATTTTTTACGACCAAGCCCGTTGGCCAGGGCACGGGACTTGGCCTGTCGGTGGTGCACGGCGTGATGCGTACGCATGGCGGTGCCGTCGATGTCCACAGTGAGCTGGGCCAGGGCAGTTGCTTTACGCTGTACTTCCCCTTGAGCGACAAGCACGACGCTAATTTTGATTTCGCTGAGCCCATCGCTGCCAAGCCCGTGGCCCTGCCCGCCGAGCCGCCCGAGCCCAGCGGCTCCCGCCATGTGATGTATGTGGATGACGATCAGGCACTGGTCTTTCTCTTTCAACGCCTGCTGCGCCGCCGGGGCTATCAGGTCTCGGGCTTTACCGACCCGCACGAGGCCATGGAAGCACTGCAGGGCGCGCCCAGCCGTTATGACCTGATCGTGACCGACTACAACATGCCCGGTTTCAGCGGCGTAGATCTGCTCAAGCAAGCGCTGCAGATCAACCCTCAGTTGCCGATTGCACTGGCATCGGGATATGTCACTGCCGAAATCGAGCAAGCCGCCATTGCCGCGGGTGCCAAGGCGCTGATCCACAAGCCCAATGATGTGCAGGACTTCTGCACCACCGTGCATGAGCTGCTGAACCCTTGA
- a CDS encoding RluA family pseudouridine synthase: MSELNCVYEDEHLLVLNKPSGLLCVPGRGPDKQDCLSLRALQHFGDALVVHRLDQATSGLVIMARNLPVQRQLSQAFAERQIQKRYVAVVTGELPSVPVTADEEGWQLIDLPIAADWERRPLRIINHETGKSSQTLWKVLEPVNHYGLPATRVLLSPLTGRTHQLRLHMAATGHAILGDALYASGEALSASPRLLLHAAALEMTHPIKGTLLKIESAPDF; encoded by the coding sequence ATGAGTGAACTGAACTGCGTCTATGAGGACGAGCACCTGCTGGTGCTGAACAAGCCCTCCGGCCTGCTGTGCGTGCCCGGCCGTGGCCCCGACAAGCAAGACTGCCTGAGCCTGCGCGCCCTGCAGCATTTTGGCGATGCGCTGGTGGTGCACCGTCTCGATCAGGCCACCTCCGGTCTAGTCATCATGGCGCGCAACCTGCCCGTGCAGCGCCAGCTCAGTCAGGCTTTTGCCGAGAGGCAAATCCAAAAGCGCTATGTGGCGGTTGTCACTGGCGAGCTGCCATCTGTCCCCGTTACCGCCGATGAAGAGGGCTGGCAGCTGATTGACCTGCCCATTGCCGCCGACTGGGAGCGCCGCCCGCTGCGCATCATCAACCATGAAACCGGCAAAAGCAGCCAGACGCTGTGGAAGGTGCTGGAGCCTGTCAACCACTATGGCCTGCCCGCCACCCGCGTGCTGCTAAGCCCGCTGACAGGCCGCACCCACCAACTGCGCCTGCACATGGCCGCCACGGGCCACGCCATTCTGGGCGATGCGCTTTATGCCAGCGGAGAGGCCCTCAGCGCAAGTCCTCGTCTTTTGCTGCATGCGGCAGCACTGGAGATGACACACCCCATCAAAGGGACTCTGCTAAAAATCGAAAGCGCTCCTGACTTTTAA